A genomic region of Ammospiza nelsoni isolate bAmmNel1 chromosome 3, bAmmNel1.pri, whole genome shotgun sequence contains the following coding sequences:
- the MYB gene encoding transcriptional activator Myb has translation MSRGPLRKGRVRRNRCKAMIFQAAAQPGNFACFAIFHVLTHFCIKKRVLWSSSETRHPSRRRGAGSIHAGQQAARGTIAEIPRGQATAAKHRAAPGPSEFPFYRQRGSFAPRAAARTPRRERSRCTRQGPPSPIRREAPAGPGGGRGVSPESSRPTGDSPSPPAVPGGEGLPPSRQLHRRQPRGAGAGGLRPRRRGRAGRERRRGWRERLPPLPRGMGGARGPRGARGPGPPAPRPAAAARARQAPAHCRGARFGCPGDPGTGNPLSAGGGRPAALRACHTGRGTGEGESGSRHPALPADGRAAPRPPRTWCTPPPVPGRSPPSEAPGELQPGGTRRGAAGAGALGPRAARRRGAGARRPREPALSPRELRAPQSQGGTMSGGLGGGSIYSSDDDEEDVEVYDHDYDGLLPKTGKRHLGKTRWTREEDEKLKKLVEQNGTEDWKVIANFLPNRTDVQCQHRWQKVLNPELIKGPWTKEEDQRVIELVQKYGPKRWSVIAKHLKGRIGKQCRERWHNHLNPEVKKTSWTEEEDRIIYQAHKRLGNRWAEIAKLLPGRTDNAIKNHWNSTMRRKVEQEGYLQESSKACHSSAAAGFQKNNHLMAFAHSASPPAQLPVASQPPLGSDYPYYHLPEPQNVPGQIPYPVALHVNIVNVPQPAAAAIQRHYNDEDPEKEKRIKELELLLMSTENELKGQQALPTQNHTSNYPGWHSTTIADSTRTSGDSAPVSCLGEHHHCTPSPPVDHGCLPEESASPARCMIVHQSNILDNVKNLLEFAETLQLIDSDPSSWGDLSTFEFFEDTDTPASRAPPGKAAQLQQRGASACRPQGQPTTNLSKVMSSQGSLGSPKTLSASQGSAAPWLLLRKRRGHCGPSASGHGSALVRADASSSTPPKRSPVKSLPFSPSQFLNTSSTHENLNLENPALTSTPVCGHKMAVTSPFHRDQAFKAQKENHVFRTPAIKRSILESSPRTPTPFKNALAAQEIKYGPLKMLPQTPTHLVEDLQDVIKQESEESAIVAGLHESGPPLLKKIKQEVESPTDKAGNFFCSNHWEGENLNTQLFTPGSAMEDVPNLLTSSILKMPVSEDDDSFHKTVAVPRNRPLASPLQHLNNTWEPASCGKIEDQMALPDQARKYMATFPTRTLVM, from the exons ATGAGCCGTGGGCCTTTGAGGAAAGGGCGAGTGCGCCGAAACCGCTGCAAAGCCATGATTTTTCAAGCAGCAGCGCAGCCTGGGAACTTTGCATGTTTCGCCATTTTTCACGTCCTGACTCATTTCTGTATCAAAAAACGTGTTCTCTGGAGCTCATCGGAGACCCGCCACCCCTCCCGCCGCCGCGGCGCAGGCAGCATCCACGCCGGGCAGCAAGCAGCAAGGGGAACTATAGCAGAAATCCCCCGCGGCCAGGCAACCGCAGCCAAGCAccgggcagccccgggcccctCCGAGTTCCCTTTCTATCGCCAGCGGGGCTCGTTcgcccccagggctgcagcccgCACGCCACGCAGGGAGCGGAGCAGGTGCACCCGCCAAGGCCCACCCTCCCCCATACGGCGGGAGGCACCTGCGGGGCCCGGAGGTGGTCGCGGGGTCTCGCCCGAGAGTTCTCGCCCCACGGGAGACTCGCCTTCCCCACCCGCCGTGCCCgggggagaggggctgcccCCGTCCCGACAGCTCCATCGGCGACAGCCGCGGGGTGCGGGCGCAGGGGGGCTGCGGCCGCGCCGTCGGGGGCgcgcggggcgggagcggcggcggggctggcGCGAGCGGCTCCCGCCGCTGCCGCGCGGGATGGGCGGGGCGCGAGGGCCCCGTGGGGCGCGCGGCCCCGgtccgcccgccccgcgccccgccgccgcgGCACGGGCCCGCCAGGCGCCTGCGCACTGCAGGGGCGCCAGATTTG GATGTCCCGGAGACCCCGGCACAGGTAACCCGCTGTCTGCGGGCGGGGGACGGCCGGCTGCGCTCCGCGCCTGTCACACGGGGCGCGGGACGGGAGAGGGGGAAAGCGGCAGCAGGCACCCGGCTCTGCCGGCGGACGGGCGGGCAGCCCCCCGTCCTCCGCGCACCTGGTGTACTCCGCCCCCGGTGCCGGGGCGCTCTCCTCCTTCAGAGGCGCCGGGGGAGCTGCAGCCCGGCGGGACGCGCCGCGGAGCCGCCGGTGCCGGGGCGCTCGGGCCCCGCGCTGCACGCCGGCGGGGGGCCGGTGCTCGCCGCCCGCGGGAGCCGGCGCTGAGCCCGAGGGAGCTGCGCGCCCCGCAGTCGCAGGGCGGGACGATGTCTGGCGGGCTCGGCGGCGGCAG TATATATAGcagtgatgatgatgaagaagaTGTTGAGGTCTATGATCACGACTATGATGGTCTGCTTCCCAAGACTGGAAAACGCCACTTAGGAAAAACCAGGTGGACCCGTGAGGAG GATGAAAAGCTGAAGAAGCTTGTGGAGCAGAATGGCACAGAAGACTGGAAAGTCATTGCCAATTTCCTTCCT AATCGGACAGATGTTCAGTGCCAGCACCGATGGCAGAAGGTACTAAACCCAGAACTTATCAAAGGTCCCTGGACTAAAGAGGAGGATCAAAGG GTAATAGAGCTCGTGCAGAAATACGGTCCAAAGCGCTGGTCTGTCATTGCTAAGCATTTGAAGGGAAGGATTGGAaaacagtgcagggagaggtgGCACAACCATTTGAATCCAGAAGTGAAGAAAACCTCCTGGACAGAAGAGGAAGATAGAATTATTTACCAGGCACACAAGAGGCTGGGAAACAGATGGGCAGAGATTGCAAAGTTGCTGCCTGGACG AACTGATAATGCTATCAAGAACCACTGGAACTCCACCATGCGCCGGAAGGTCGAGCAGGAGGGCTACCTGCAGGAGTCCTCCAAAGCCTGCcactcctcagcagctgctggctttcAGAAGAACAACCACCTGATGGCCTTTGCTCACAGCGCGTCGCCGCCCGCGCAGCTGCCGGTGGCCAGCCAGCCCCCGCTGGGCAGTGACTACCCCTACTACCACCTCCCCGAGCCTCAGAAC GTTCCTGGTCAGATCCCGTATCCAGTAGCACTGCATGTAAATATTGTCAATGTacctcagccagctgctgcagctatCCAG AGACACTATAATGATGAAGACCCTGAGAAAGAAAAGCGAATAAAGGAATTAGAGTTGCTACTAATGTCGACTGAGAATGAACTGAAAGGGCAGCAGGCATTACCA ACACAGAACCACACATCAAACTACCCCGGCTGGCACAGCACCACAATTGCTGACAGTACCAGGACCAGTGGTGACAGTGCACCTGTTTCCTGTTTGGGGGAGCATCACCACTGCACTCCATCTCCGCCGGTGGATCACGGTTGCTTACCTGAGGAAAGTGCATCCCCTGCCCGGTGCATGATTGTTCACCAGAGCAACATCCTGGACAATGTTAAGAATCTCTTAGAATTTGCTGAAACACTCCAGTTAATAGACTCC GATCCTTCATCATGGGGTGATCTCAGCACTTTTGAATTCTTTGAAGACACAGACACTCCGGCTAGCAGAGCTCCCCCAGGCAAAGCCGCGCAGCTTCAGCAGAGAGGGGCCAGTGCTTGCAGACCGCAAGGACAGCCCACCACAAATTTGAGCAAAGTCATGTCAAGTCAGGGCTCTCTTGGCTCACCAAAGACCTTATCTGCCTCCCAGGGCAGCGCGGCTCCGTGGCTCCTTCTTCGCAAAAGGAGAGGGCACTGCGGCCCCTCAGCCAGTGGCCACGGTAGCGCCTTGGTCCGAGCTGACGCCAGCAGCTCAACTCCTCCTAAGCGCTCCCCTGTCAAAAGCCTGCCCTTCTCTCCCTCGCAG TTCCTAAACACCTCATCCACTCACGAAAATTTGAACCTGGAGAACCCTGCACTTACCTCCACGCCGGTGTGCGGCCATAAGATGGCAGTTACCTCCCCGTTCCACAGGGACCAGGCTTTCAAAGCTCAGAAGGAAAACCATGT tttcagGACTCCAGCAATCAAGAGGTCGATATTAGAAAGCTCTCCAAGAACACCCACTCCATTCAAAAACGCACTTGCAGCTCAGGAAATCAAATACGGTCCTTTGAAGATGCTG cctCAAACTCCAACTCATCTTGTAGAAGATCTGCAGGATGTTATCAAGCAGGAGTCGGAGGAATCTGCAATAGTGGCTGGGCTACATGAAAGTGGACCCCCTTTGCTGAAGAAAATCAAACAAGAG gTGGAGTCCCCAACAGATAAAGctggaaattttttttgctCAAATCACTGGGAAGGAGAAAACCTGAACACTCAGCTCTTTACACCTGGGTCTGCTATGGAAGATGTGCCA aaTCTTCTTACCAGTTCCATTTTAAAGATGCCTGTGTCTGAAGATGATGACAGTTTTCACAAAACAGTTGCAGTACCTAGAAACAGGCCACTAGCTAGTCCTTTACAG